In the Deltaproteobacteria bacterium genome, one interval contains:
- a CDS encoding 4Fe-4S binding protein, whose translation MLKTLRARLQQGHRTIAFPAAEPELVDRFRGRPALVPAKCRDGCRECAAACPTQALTVAGGLQLDLGRCLFCAECASVCPEGAIQFTGEYRLATRTRVALQLAGPTFDLAQALGEELRRLLGRSLKLRQVSAGGCNACEAEVNVLNTVVFDLGRFGVQFVASPRHADGLLITGPVTENMRLALHKTYEAVPAPKVVIAVGACAISGGPFRDHPEQHNGAEGVLPIDLYVPGCPPHPVTILDGLLRLLGQR comes from the coding sequence ATGCTGAAGACGCTGCGCGCCCGTCTGCAGCAAGGCCATCGCACGATAGCTTTCCCGGCGGCGGAGCCGGAGTTGGTGGATCGCTTTCGCGGCCGGCCGGCGTTGGTGCCGGCGAAGTGCCGTGACGGTTGCCGCGAGTGTGCCGCGGCCTGCCCGACGCAGGCGCTCACAGTCGCTGGCGGCTTGCAGCTCGATCTCGGGCGGTGCCTGTTTTGTGCCGAGTGTGCGAGCGTCTGCCCCGAGGGCGCGATTCAGTTCACCGGCGAGTATCGCCTGGCGACTCGAACGCGGGTGGCGTTGCAGCTCGCGGGGCCGACTTTCGACTTGGCGCAGGCCCTAGGCGAAGAGCTGCGGCGGCTGTTGGGCCGTTCGCTCAAGCTGCGCCAAGTCAGCGCCGGCGGCTGCAACGCCTGCGAGGCGGAGGTGAACGTGCTCAACACGGTGGTTTTCGACCTCGGCCGCTTCGGTGTCCAGTTCGTCGCTTCGCCCCGGCATGCCGACGGGTTGCTGATCACCGGGCCGGTCACCGAAAACATGCGGCTGGCATTGCACAAGACTTACGAGGCCGTGCCCGCGCCGAAGGTCGTCATTGCCGTCGGTGCCTGCGCCATCAGCGGCGGCCCGTTTCGCGACCACCCCGAGCAGCACAACGGTGCCGAGGGCGTGTTGCCCATCGATCTCTACGTTCCCGGCTGCCCGCCGCATCCGGTGACGATTCTAGACGGCTTGTTACGGCTGCTCGGCCAGCGCTGA
- a CDS encoding BrnT family toxin: MRFQELQAEWDDDNIEHIARHGIEPDEVEEIVYEDCYPSWIVRGRRRGIRELRWTVFGQTCAGRYLLAVVAPYPGRGVWRAVTARDMERQTRRRYQQWRRS, translated from the coding sequence ATGCGGTTCCAGGAGTTGCAGGCGGAGTGGGATGACGACAACATCGAACACATTGCGCGGCACGGCATCGAGCCGGACGAGGTCGAGGAGATCGTGTACGAAGACTGCTACCCTTCGTGGATTGTGCGCGGTCGCCGCCGCGGAATCCGCGAGCTTCGCTGGACCGTATTTGGACAGACGTGCGCAGGTCGCTATCTGCTCGCCGTCGTCGCGCCGTACCCGGGTCGCGGCGTGTGGCGTGCAGTGACCGCGAGAGACATGGAGCGGCAGACTCGACGGAGGTATCAGCAGTGGCGCAGAAGCTAA
- a CDS encoding PEGA domain-containing protein: MELKKLIVIILAPLVAFGCMTMRRGPSQVIQIRSEPDGAAVTIEPAAGKFTGPAHVSLRRKSPYTVVVSQAGYKPVSVPVESTIAGETWWRNLVWIHPLFWGIGVIVDLPTGAGYELAPASITVDLKAGAATSAR; encoded by the coding sequence ATGGAATTGAAGAAGCTGATAGTGATCATCTTGGCGCCTCTGGTGGCCTTCGGTTGCATGACCATGCGACGAGGCCCGTCGCAGGTGATCCAGATTCGGAGTGAACCGGACGGAGCTGCGGTTACGATTGAGCCCGCCGCAGGCAAGTTCACAGGACCGGCGCACGTATCGCTACGGCGCAAATCACCATACACGGTCGTTGTGTCGCAGGCGGGCTACAAGCCTGTGTCCGTGCCCGTCGAGAGCACGATCGCGGGCGAGACGTGGTGGCGGAACCTCGTGTGGATACACCCGCTATTCTGGGGAATCGGTGTCATCGTCGATCTACCCACCGGAGCTGGATACGAACTCGCACCAGCGAGCATCACGGTCGACCTGAAGGCGGGCGCGGCAACTTCGGCGCGGTGA